The sequence below is a genomic window from Variovorax paradoxus B4.
GAACGGCGGCACCTTGTTCCTCGATGAAATCGGCGACATGCCATTCGGATTGCAGACCCGGTTGCTGCAGGTCCTGTCAGATGGTGAGTTCACGCCTGTGGGAGCGACGCGGCCGGTGCAGGTGCGCTTTGCCCTCATCGCGGCCAGCCTGCACGACGTGGCGCAGCTGGTGCGGGAAGGGCGTTTTCGCGAAGACCTCTATTTCAGGCTGGCTGGGGCTACGGTGCGCTTGCCGGCGCTGCGGCGGCGCGACGATCTCGAGCAACTGATAGAGCGGGCCGTCATCGGCGCGTCGCAGCGCGTCGGACGGCGGGCCCCACTGCTGACGGTTGCTGCCATGAAGGCGTTGCTCGCGCACGGTTGGCCGGGAAATCTGCGCGAGCTGCACCATGCCATGCGGTTCGCCGTCGCGATGGACTCGGACGGAAAGATCGATCTGGCCGACCTTCCTCCGCCCTTGGGACAACGAGGGGCCTTGCGAGACGGATCCCCGACGGGCCGACGTGCTGCGATCGAAGCAGCCCTGCAGCGCTGCGGATGGAACGTCTCCGAAGCAGCCATTTCGCTAGGTGTGTCGCGCGCAACCCTTCATCGCCGCATTCGTGATCTGGGTATTGCGCGGCCTGGGTGATTGCAGTTTGTTGCCTCGATAGACTGTTGATTTCCAAACCTACGTGATCCACGTTTCCGTAAACACGGGACCTCCCTGAATCGTAGAGCGCGTGTCTCTAGCTCTGCACGGCAAGGCGCAGAAGTGGGCTAGCACTTAGAGCGGCTAACAAAACGGGGGGAGATTGCGAATGCAGATGACGCAACACGCCAGGGAAAGCAGCGCGACATGAATGTCGATGCGACGCTCGAATCGGGTGCGCAGCTTGCCGAAGGCAGCCAGCCAGGCGTGAGTGCGCTCGACCACCCAGCGGTGGCGTCCGAGCCGATCATTGCGTTCGATGCCTCTGCGGGCGATGCGATCCTTGATGCCTCGGCGCCTGAGATGAGCACGGCATCGCGCGTAGTCGTAACCCTTGTCCGCATGCAATTTCTCGGGCCACCGGCGCGGCCTGCCGCGCTTGCCACTCACTGCCGGCAAGGCGTCGACGAGTTCCTCGAAGACCACCGAATCGTGGCGGTTGGCCCCGGTGACGCAGAAGATCAGCGGGATGCCCTGGCGGTCCGTGATGACGTGGCGCTTGCTGCCGAGTTTGCCCCGGTCCGTGGGGTTGGGCCCCGTGTGCGGGCCCCCCGGGGGCTGGGCACGCTGGCCCCGTCCATGCTGACGCGACTGAAGTCGAGCTTGTCGGCGCTGCGCAGTTCCCCCAGAAGTGCCAGATGCAGGCCATGCCACACCCCGGCAGCTTGCCAGTCACGAAGCCGCCGCCAGCAGGTCATGCCGCTGCCAAAGCCCAACTCTTGGGGGAGGTCTTCCCAGGGGATGCCCGTGCGCAGCACGAAGAGGATGCCGTTGAGAGCTTGCGCGTCGCTCAGGCGTGGCCGCCCGCCCTTGGCTGAAGGTGTCACCACGGGCAGCAATGGCGCAATCTTCTTGTACAGCGCCGCGCTGATTTCTTTGTTTCTGATTCGTCCCATCGCTCGTCAAACGCATGCCCCGCGCATGGCGATGACAGGGTTTTGTTAGCCACTCTTAGTGGAAAAGTGGGGCAACCGAGCACGAAAATCTACAGCCTATCGCTTGATAAGGCTAAAGAAAGCTTGATTCAGGCTCGCATCCGCCTGCGTCAGTTTCGCGCGTCGTTCACTAACCCAGGCGCGGTCCTGCGCCAGGAGGTCATTGGCTTCAGCCAGCATGCGCCGCACTTCCTCGGGTTGCGGGCCACCGATACCAACGCGGGTGCGCACCATGTTTTCGGCCGACAAGGCCTGGCGGAACGCAATTTCATCCAGCGGCAACTTCAGTTCGGTCAGCTGGTATTTTCTTCCGGCCTCGGCATAGATGCGCACGGCCTCTGCATACGGAAACTCCTTGGGCTTGAGGTCCTTGGCGCGCGCGTAGACCACAACCTCGGACGCAAAATGGTGCCCGACACGGAATGGAATCCGGTTCGTGCGCTGCAGCGTCTCAGCCAACTCCATCGATGTCGTCCATTCGGCGTCCAGTTCCTCTAGCGAGCGCTTCGGGTCGATGCGCAGCGAGTCCAGTACGTCGGCAAATTGCTTCATCATGTCCACCGCCTGGACAAAAGTCTTAGCGCCCGCCGGGCTCCATGCGTTTTTATAGTCGGTCATGCCCGGGGTCACGTTGTGGGCACGCAGTGTCACCATCTGCGCCGCGCCCACCACGTCGGACGCTTTGCCGCGCGCGTTCTGAATGACGCCGGGATTGGCCTTTTGCGGCATTGCGCTGCTGGTGTATGTTTTGCCAGGCGCCAAGAGCAGCCAAGGCCGGACCTGATGGTACTGCACGTGCACATCCTGCATGAAGGCGCCAACGCGAATCGCGCTGGAGCCGGCGAGGTTGGCGGCTTCGATGGGGATGTCGTAAGTGCTGATCTGCCCCGCATCCAGCGAGTTGACCAGCAGTGCGTCAAAGCCCAACAGTGACGCCAGCCGCCGGCGGTCCAGCAGCCAGCTGGAATTGGAGAGCACCGCTGTGCCCAGCGCGCTGCGGTTGACGCGCACGTACACCTGCTGCAGCCGCTCTGCATCGCGCCCGAACGAATCGGCGAAGGCGAGCAGATAGTGCGCGTAGCTGATGGGCATGGCCTGCACGCCATTGGTGTAGGCCGGCACGAAGGTCTCCACGTTCTTTGCCGCGCTGGCCAGCAGCCGCGTGCGCACTTCATTGAGTGCGTCGTTGAAGTCCAGCAACTCGGTACGCAACTGGGCTGCGTACAGTGTGGCGTGGATGTCCTGGCGGCTGCGCCCGGAATGGATCAGCGTGGCTTCGGGGCCTGCCTGATCGGTAATGAGCTTTTCGATCTGCAGCACATCGGTGGGGCGCCTGCCGCCGGGCTTGCCGGCCTGGTCGATCGAATGCGCGACACCGGCTGCGATCTTGCTGGCCAGTGGCGCGGGAATGATTCCCTGCTCGACGTTGACCACGGTGGACGCCATGTTGATGCGGCCCACCCAGTAGAAAAAGTCTTGCGCCTTTGATTGCGCACTGGTGGCATCGCTGGTGGCGCCACCCTTGATGCGCTCGACTTGCGCCTGGCACTCGGCGGTCGTTCGGCACGCTGTGTCGCCCGTGTCCGCAGCGCGTGCCGGTGCTTGGACCATGCTGGCGAGAGCGATGCAAGCGGAGATGAATACGGCCATGCTTTTCATGCTGTCCCCTTTTCTTTTGAGTCTCGTCAGTCGATAGTGATGCCGGCGCTCTTGATGGTCTTCGCCCAGAACTTGGCTTCGCGGGCTACCAGTGCCTCGAGTTCATTCGGCGGCATATAGCGCAAGTCGATGCCAGCCGTGGCGGCGCGTGCCTTGGTTGAAGGCTCATCCAGGGCCGCGCGGATGGCGCTGCTGAGCTTGTTCACAACGTCTGGTGGCGTGCCAGCAGGTGCAAAGATGGCGACCCAAGCCTCGAGCTCGAAGCCCTTCAGGCCCGCTTCCGCTGTAGTCGGCACATCGGGCATGCTGGGGTGGCGCGATTTGCCGGTCACCGCAAGGCCCTTGAGCTTGCCGGCCTGCACGTGCCCCATCACCGAGGGCGGCGTGGTCATGAAGACCTGTACCTGGCCCGACAACACGTCCTGGATCGCCGGCCCCGAGCCTCGATAGGGAATATGAACCATGGCAGTGCCTGTCTGCGCCTTGAACATCTCCGTACCGATGTGCGATAGAGATCCATTGCCCTGGGAGGCGTAGCTGAGCTTGCCCGGGTTCTTCTTCAGGTAGGCAATGAACTCGCCGAGGGAATTGGCTGGCACCGAAGGATGCACCGCGATCACGTTGGTGGCCGCGGCGATCAAGGCGATCGGCGCCAGGTCCTTCTGGGACCAGGGCAGCTTGGGGTTCAGCGCCGGGTTCCCCACATGGTAGGCCGAATAGGACGCGAGCAGTGTGTAGCCGTCGGCGGGCGAACGCGCGACCAGCCCATACGCCACATTGCCGCTGCCGCCGCCTTTGTTGTCGACCACCACGGGCTGCTTGAGGACGCGGGCCCACGGATCGCTCAGCAAGCGTGCCGCGCCATCTACCAGGCCACCGGGGGGGTTGGGAACGATGAGGGTGATCGGCTTGTTCGGGAACGGCTGCGCTGCGGCAAGAGTGCTGCTCAGGGCGAAGCCGGCGGCGAGTGCAATGCGGCCCCATAAGGCAGGGTGGCGGTGGGTCATGTTTGTCTCCTGTGCGCCGGTCAAAGCCGGCGAGGTGTTGTGAATGAAAGAGTCATACGTTGAAGGCTTAGCCAGCTACGGCGGCCCCGAGTCATGCGTGCACATTCGTGAGGGTGTGGGCGAAGCGTTGACAGGGGTACGCGCGGGCCGGGTATCGAGCCGCGTAATACATGCCCCGCGGCGAGAGCTGCGGGTGGTCCGGGGTGCCGAGGCAGTAGGAGATTGCCGAAGGCCACACCGATGCTGCCGCTTTGGCGAGGTGGCATGGGACCCCGCGCGGTCAGAGACCCCGCGCACGCGCGGAAACACCTTGCACGGAAACCGGGAGATCCCGCGTCCTTCTGCAACGCGCTGGGAAGCGTCGAGTGCAGAGCGCATCGTGAAGCCCAAGGGCGTACGACGATGAGCGATAGGAGCGGGAAGTCGGACTGCTGCGTAGTACCGAAGAAGCTGCCGAACAAGGCTGCGGGGGAAGCTCCTGCGGCGGCGGAGGCGGTGGAGGGAAGGCGGCAGGCCAAGGGAAATGCCATCGCGGCGCGCATGTCCCGCAGATCGGTGCGGGTCTATGACATGGGAACCGCGCTCGATGGCATACGACAGACGGCAAAGGGCCGTCGTGGTGCGAGGTTCACTGGACTGCTGCACCACATCTACGCGGTCGAACGCCTTGAGGCGGCCTACCTTGCGCTCAAGCGCGACGCGGCCGCTGGGGTGGACGGCCAGACCTGGCAGGCGTACGGGCAGGACCTGGAGGGCAACCTCCTGGATCTGTCCGAACGGTTGGCCCGAGGGGGCTACCGGCCCCAGCCTGTGAAGCGGGTGTACATCGACAAGGCCGACGGCAGCAAGCGCCCGCTGGGCGTGCCGGCGCTGGAGGACAAGCTCGTCCAGCGCGCCACGGTCGAAGTGTTGAACGCCATCTATGAGCAGGACTTCCTCGGGTTCAGCTACGGCTTCAGGCCCGGCAAGAGTGCGCACAACGCGCTGGATGCCGTGGCGGTAGGTGTGCACAGCAGACGAGTGAGCTGGATTCTCGATGCGGACATTGCCAAGTTCTTCGACACAATCGAAAGGGACTGGCTGGTGAAGTTCATCGAACACCGCGTGGCGGACACGCGCGTGGTGCGGCTGATCAAGAAATGGCTGCACGCGGGCGTGCTGGAAGAAGGCAGGCTGAGGCAAAGTGAGGTGGGTACGGTTCAGGGTGGGAGCATCAGTCCGCTGCTGGCCAACATCTACCTGCACTATGCGTTCGACCTGTGGGTGAAGCAGTGGAGGGGGCGCCATGCCCGAGGCGACGTGATCGTCGTGCGTTACGCCGACGATTGGGTAGCCGGGTTCCAGTTCCGCGACGATGCCGAGCGCTTCCAGCGCGCGGTGGCCGAGCGGCTGGGCCAATTCGGGCTGAAGCTGCACCCCGAGAAGACGCGGCTGATCGAGTTCGGGCGCTTCGCCCGGGAGAATCGACGCCGCCGAGGACAAGGCAAGCCGCAGACCTTCGACTTCCTGGGGTTCACGCATTGCTGCGGGACGACGAGGAAGGGCCACTT
It includes:
- a CDS encoding IS5 family transposase (programmed frameshift), whose protein sequence is MGRIRNKEISAALYKKIAPLLPVVTPSAKGGRPRLSDAQALNGILFVLRTGIPWEDLPQELGFGSGMTCWRRLRDWQAAGVWHGLHLALLGELRSADKLDFSRVSMDGASGAQPPGGPHTGPNPTDRGKLGSKRHVITDRQGIPLIFCVTGANRHDSVVFEELVDALPAVSGKRGRPRRWPEKLHADKGYDYARCRAHLRRRGIKDRIARRGIERNDRLGRHRWVVERTHAWLAAFGKLRTRFERRIDIHVALLSLACCVICIRNLPPFC
- a CDS encoding argininosuccinate lyase; translation: MKSMAVFISACIALASMVQAPARAADTGDTACRTTAECQAQVERIKGGATSDATSAQSKAQDFFYWVGRINMASTVVNVEQGIIPAPLASKIAAGVAHSIDQAGKPGGRRPTDVLQIEKLITDQAGPEATLIHSGRSRQDIHATLYAAQLRTELLDFNDALNEVRTRLLASAAKNVETFVPAYTNGVQAMPISYAHYLLAFADSFGRDAERLQQVYVRVNRSALGTAVLSNSSWLLDRRRLASLLGFDALLVNSLDAGQISTYDIPIEAANLAGSSAIRVGAFMQDVHVQYHQVRPWLLLAPGKTYTSSAMPQKANPGVIQNARGKASDVVGAAQMVTLRAHNVTPGMTDYKNAWSPAGAKTFVQAVDMMKQFADVLDSLRIDPKRSLEELDAEWTTSMELAETLQRTNRIPFRVGHHFASEVVVYARAKDLKPKEFPYAEAVRIYAEAGRKYQLTELKLPLDEIAFRQALSAENMVRTRVGIGGPQPEEVRRMLAEANDLLAQDRAWVSERRAKLTQADASLNQAFFSLIKR
- a CDS encoding Bug family tripartite tricarboxylate transporter substrate binding protein, whose protein sequence is MTHRHPALWGRIALAAGFALSSTLAAAQPFPNKPITLIVPNPPGGLVDGAARLLSDPWARVLKQPVVVDNKGGGSGNVAYGLVARSPADGYTLLASYSAYHVGNPALNPKLPWSQKDLAPIALIAAATNVIAVHPSVPANSLGEFIAYLKKNPGKLSYASQGNGSLSHIGTEMFKAQTGTAMVHIPYRGSGPAIQDVLSGQVQVFMTTPPSVMGHVQAGKLKGLAVTGKSRHPSMPDVPTTAEAGLKGFELEAWVAIFAPAGTPPDVVNKLSSAIRAALDEPSTKARAATAGIDLRYMPPNELEALVAREAKFWAKTIKSAGITID
- the ltrA gene encoding group II intron reverse transcriptase/maturase, giving the protein MSDRSGKSDCCVVPKKLPNKAAGEAPAAAEAVEGRRQAKGNAIAARMSRRSVRVYDMGTALDGIRQTAKGRRGARFTGLLHHIYAVERLEAAYLALKRDAAAGVDGQTWQAYGQDLEGNLLDLSERLARGGYRPQPVKRVYIDKADGSKRPLGVPALEDKLVQRATVEVLNAIYEQDFLGFSYGFRPGKSAHNALDAVAVGVHSRRVSWILDADIAKFFDTIERDWLVKFIEHRVADTRVVRLIKKWLHAGVLEEGRLRQSEVGTVQGGSISPLLANIYLHYAFDLWVKQWRGRHARGDVIVVRYADDWVAGFQFRDDAERFQRAVAERLGQFGLKLHPEKTRLIEFGRFARENRRRRGQGKPQTFDFLGFTHCCGTTRKGHFMVLRLTSAKRLRAKLQVVKLELRRRMHQPIPEQGQYLRAVVAGHARYFGVPCNGARLRTFRFQVAGLWHRTLCRRSQSHGLTWRRMYRLMAHWLPVANICHPYPNQRLIVMTQGRSRMR